In Chitinibacter sp. SCUT-21, a single genomic region encodes these proteins:
- a CDS encoding putative motility protein produces the protein MDAGLVNAASNAGANDVAPLLMLKKAMDIQANTTLSLLNALPQPPQTNNPPNLGQSIDVRV, from the coding sequence ATGGACGCAGGCTTAGTCAATGCCGCGAGTAATGCAGGGGCCAATGATGTTGCCCCCTTGCTGATGCTGAAAAAGGCTATGGATATTCAGGCCAATACTACCTTGAGTTTGTTAAATGCACTGCCGCAGCCGCCCCAAACAAATAACCCGCCGAATTTGGGGCAAAGTATCGACGTAAGAGTTTAG
- a CDS encoding FixH family protein, with the protein MDSKDNKPWYKHGFVWLIIFFPALAIIAGIHMGYLAYTNKDGLVSDSYYKDGQRINERLALDTKAQSIGIEAQLFLGDDQQSIRVILNQDLAERLNLKLSHPTRVGIDQTVELKPQGSKMFVGKLANPIALERWQVELVDQKSTWRLVKEWQVLLGEPVQLSPLK; encoded by the coding sequence ATGGATTCGAAAGACAACAAACCTTGGTATAAGCACGGCTTCGTGTGGTTGATCATCTTTTTCCCCGCTTTGGCAATCATAGCGGGGATACATATGGGCTATTTGGCCTACACCAATAAAGATGGCTTGGTCAGCGACAGTTATTACAAAGATGGGCAACGCATTAATGAACGGCTAGCGCTAGACACCAAAGCGCAAAGCATAGGCATTGAAGCTCAGCTATTTTTGGGCGACGATCAGCAAAGTATTCGCGTCATCTTGAACCAAGATCTTGCTGAAAGATTGAATTTAAAGTTATCGCATCCAACCCGAGTTGGGATCGATCAAACCGTTGAATTAAAACCACAAGGCAGTAAAATGTTCGTCGGTAAACTTGCCAATCCCATTGCGCTAGAGCGTTGGCAAGTTGAGTTGGTTGACCAGAAATCAACTTGGCGCCTAGTAAAAGAATGGCAGGTATTGCTTGGTGAGCCTGTACAGCTAAGCCCTTTAAAGTAA
- the ccoG gene encoding cytochrome c oxidase accessory protein CcoG gives MSKKLKDIPVNVVEVKDNGEIEEVLLYAAHKKIYPRWINGFWNKWRIFFVIATQLFFYGMPWLQINERQALLFDLVQRKFYIFGFVFLPQDFIYLTALLLLSAFGLFAWTTIGGRLWCGYACPQTVYTEIFLWIEKWVEGDRAARIKLDNAPISARKARLKASKHSLWIIFSLWTGFTFVGYFTPIRELWAELLILGITGTEAFWILFYGFATYGNAGWLREQVCKYMCPYARFQSAMFDADTLIISYDKERGENRGTRKKGSNYKAAGLGDCIDCSICVQVCPVGIDIRNGLQYECIGCAACIDACDEVMDKMQYPRGLIRYTTENALEHKYPEKDIHKQLKRPRVLMYALLLSIILGVTVYSLINRQPIKVNIERDRVALVREVEDGWLENTYRVQIQNASEKAHTYVISADGLPTMKVVAEGKGQYTLEPTKTTDVSVRLQVAPTQAKAGSHPIFITVKSLDDPQIFAREKATFIGRD, from the coding sequence ATGAGCAAAAAACTCAAAGACATCCCAGTCAACGTTGTCGAAGTTAAAGACAATGGCGAAATCGAAGAAGTGTTACTTTACGCCGCACATAAAAAAATCTACCCACGCTGGATTAATGGCTTTTGGAATAAATGGCGAATTTTTTTCGTGATTGCCACTCAGCTATTCTTTTACGGCATGCCATGGCTGCAAATTAACGAGCGCCAAGCCCTGTTATTTGACCTTGTTCAGCGCAAGTTTTATATCTTCGGTTTTGTGTTCTTGCCGCAAGATTTTATCTACCTCACCGCCCTACTCTTACTCTCTGCGTTTGGCCTATTTGCTTGGACAACGATAGGTGGCAGGCTTTGGTGTGGTTACGCCTGTCCGCAGACGGTCTACACCGAAATATTCTTATGGATAGAAAAGTGGGTTGAAGGCGATCGAGCAGCACGGATCAAACTGGATAACGCCCCCATTAGCGCCAGAAAAGCCAGACTGAAAGCGAGCAAGCACAGCCTTTGGATCATTTTCTCTCTATGGACAGGCTTCACTTTTGTTGGCTACTTCACGCCTATTCGCGAACTCTGGGCCGAGCTATTGATTCTCGGCATTACAGGCACAGAAGCATTCTGGATTTTGTTCTACGGCTTTGCGACCTATGGCAATGCTGGCTGGCTTCGCGAGCAAGTTTGTAAATACATGTGCCCTTACGCACGATTCCAGAGTGCCATGTTCGACGCGGATACCTTGATTATTAGCTACGACAAAGAACGTGGGGAAAATCGCGGTACGCGTAAAAAAGGGTCGAATTACAAAGCTGCAGGTCTTGGCGACTGCATTGACTGTTCAATCTGCGTGCAAGTCTGCCCTGTCGGCATCGACATTCGTAACGGCTTGCAATACGAATGCATTGGCTGCGCCGCCTGTATTGACGCCTGCGACGAAGTGATGGATAAAATGCAATATCCCCGCGGCCTGATTCGCTACACCACCGAAAACGCTCTGGAACATAAATACCCAGAAAAAGACATACATAAACAACTAAAACGCCCGCGCGTACTGATGTATGCACTGTTGCTGAGCATTATTTTAGGCGTTACGGTGTATTCCTTGATTAATCGCCAACCGATTAAAGTCAATATCGAACGCGACCGTGTAGCACTGGTACGTGAAGTTGAGGATGGCTGGCTAGAGAACACCTATCGCGTGCAGATTCAAAATGCTAGCGAAAAAGCGCACACCTATGTAATTAGCGCCGATGGTTTGCCGACCATGAAAGTCGTGGCAGAAGGAAAAGGCCAATACACACTGGAACCAACCAAAACGACCGATGTCTCAGTACGCTTGCAAGTTGCGCCGACACAAGCCAAAGCAGGCAGCCACCCGATCTTTATCACGGTAAAATCGCTGGATGACCCACAAATTTTCGCTCGTGAAAAAGCGACATTTATTGGACGAGATTAA
- the ccoP gene encoding cytochrome-c oxidase, cbb3-type subunit III, translating into MTDFTSSFWGYFIATVSILGIVFCAYVLLTQMKVKLKKGEKAEVTGHKWDGDLEEYNNPLPGWWVGMFVMTIVFALGYLWLYPGLVAFGNAKGWSQEGQHKEEVAKADAKYQKLYDQYTAMPIPVLAKNQEANEMGKRLFQTYCVQCHGSDARGAKGFPNLTDSDWLYGGSPEKIEETLKKGRHGQMPAFGAAFGEEKVRDVANYVLKISGQTNFNDVRASRGAETFKQVCVACHGVEGKGNQDIGAPNLTDKVWLYGSSEATIVETITNGRDNVMPAWKEFLGDGKVHLLSAYVYSLSQDKK; encoded by the coding sequence ATGACAGACTTTACTAGCAGTTTCTGGGGCTACTTTATTGCCACAGTGTCAATTTTGGGCATTGTTTTCTGTGCGTACGTGCTTTTAACGCAAATGAAGGTCAAACTCAAAAAAGGCGAAAAAGCAGAAGTAACTGGCCATAAATGGGATGGCGACCTGGAAGAATACAACAACCCACTACCAGGCTGGTGGGTTGGCATGTTCGTGATGACCATCGTGTTTGCACTCGGCTATTTATGGCTTTACCCAGGTTTGGTAGCATTTGGTAACGCCAAAGGCTGGTCACAAGAAGGCCAACACAAGGAAGAAGTTGCTAAAGCTGATGCAAAATATCAGAAGCTTTACGACCAATACACCGCAATGCCTATCCCTGTGTTGGCTAAAAACCAGGAAGCCAATGAAATGGGTAAACGCCTATTTCAAACCTACTGCGTTCAGTGTCACGGCTCTGACGCCCGTGGAGCAAAAGGCTTCCCTAACCTAACCGACAGCGACTGGCTATACGGTGGCTCACCAGAGAAAATCGAAGAAACTCTGAAAAAAGGTCGTCACGGTCAAATGCCAGCATTTGGTGCTGCGTTTGGTGAAGAGAAAGTACGTGACGTAGCAAACTATGTCTTGAAAATTTCTGGCCAGACCAACTTTAATGATGTTCGTGCAAGTCGCGGTGCAGAGACTTTCAAACAAGTTTGCGTTGCTTGCCATGGCGTTGAAGGTAAAGGCAACCAAGATATTGGCGCGCCAAACCTGACAGATAAAGTTTGGCTCTACGGTTCGTCTGAAGCAACGATCGTTGAAACCATCACCAATGGTCGTGATAACGTGATGCCAGCTTGGAAAGAGTTCCTAGGCGACGGCAAAGTACATCTGCTATCTGCCTATGTATACAGCTTAAGCCAAGACAAGAAATAA
- a CDS encoding cbb3-type cytochrome c oxidase subunit 3 translates to MDLQNEVRIIVTVLGFVLFIAICVWAYSKSSKKNFDDAAQQPFLDDDLPSSGKQS, encoded by the coding sequence ATGGATCTGCAGAACGAAGTGCGCATCATTGTGACGGTATTAGGTTTCGTATTGTTCATCGCTATTTGCGTATGGGCTTACAGCAAATCTAGCAAGAAAAACTTTGACGACGCAGCACAACAACCGTTCCTCGACGATGACCTTCCATCGTCGGGCAAGCAGTCCTAA
- the ccoO gene encoding cytochrome-c oxidase, cbb3-type subunit II codes for MNKIQKLIEENVAALIIMTLITISIAMLVEILPLMFSKSVTQPIAGVKPYSALRLEGRDVYIREGCYNCHSQMIRPFRSETERYGHYSVAGESVYDHPFQWGSKRTGPDLARVGGRYSDEWHRAHLMNPRDVVPESNMPAFPWLAANTINAEVTPKKMEALRKLGVPYTDAEIAAASKEVEGKTEMEAVIAYMQGLGLALKNKR; via the coding sequence ATGAATAAAATTCAGAAACTAATCGAGGAAAATGTAGCAGCCCTCATCATCATGACACTGATCACCATCAGTATCGCGATGTTGGTTGAAATTCTACCCTTGATGTTCAGTAAATCTGTAACCCAGCCGATCGCAGGCGTAAAACCATACAGTGCTTTACGTCTTGAAGGTCGTGATGTTTACATTCGTGAAGGCTGCTACAACTGCCACTCACAAATGATCCGTCCTTTCCGTTCAGAAACAGAGCGTTATGGCCACTATTCTGTAGCAGGCGAATCGGTTTACGATCATCCATTCCAATGGGGTTCAAAGCGCACCGGCCCTGACCTAGCTCGTGTTGGCGGTCGCTATTCAGATGAGTGGCATCGCGCCCACTTAATGAATCCTCGTGACGTAGTGCCAGAATCAAACATGCCTGCATTCCCATGGCTTGCGGCCAATACCATTAACGCGGAAGTCACTCCGAAGAAAATGGAAGCCCTTCGCAAACTCGGCGTTCCTTACACTGATGCTGAAATAGCAGCTGCATCAAAAGAAGTGGAAGGTAAGACCGAAATGGAAGCAGTCATCGCCTACATGCAAGGCCTTGGTCTCGCTCTGAAAAATAAAAGGTAA
- the ccoN gene encoding cytochrome-c oxidase, cbb3-type subunit I, whose amino-acid sequence MENQGTYNYKVVRQFAIMTVVWGIVGMLVGVICAAQMYWPELNIGPYLHFGRLRPLHTNAVIFAFGGCALFATSYYVVQRTCNVRLISDKLAAFTFWGWQLVIVLAAITLPLGYTSGKEYAELEWPIDILITLVWVTYAIVFFGTLAIRKVKHIYVANWFYGAFILAVALLHLVNSAAMPVTAFKSYSAYSGAVDAMVQWWYGHNAVGFFLTAAFLGMMYYFIPKQAGRPVYSYRLSVVHFWALIFTYMWAGPHHLHYTALPDWTQSLGMVFSLILLAPSWGGMINGIMTLSGAWHKLRTDPILKFMVTALSFYGMSTFEGPMMAIKSVNALSHYTDWTVGHVHSGALGWVAMISIGSIYYLIPRLFGREQMWSVKLIEVHFWMATLGVVLYIASMWISGVTQGLMWRAINADGTLTYAFIDAVKASYPYYFIRFLGGLVYLLGMILMMYNVLRTVFDGKAVDAKIPAVASHA is encoded by the coding sequence ATGGAAAACCAAGGCACCTATAATTACAAAGTGGTGCGGCAATTTGCCATCATGACGGTCGTCTGGGGCATTGTCGGCATGCTGGTTGGCGTAATTTGCGCCGCCCAGATGTACTGGCCAGAACTCAACATCGGGCCATACCTACACTTTGGTCGTCTACGTCCACTTCACACCAATGCGGTTATTTTTGCATTTGGTGGTTGTGCACTGTTCGCCACTTCCTACTATGTTGTTCAACGTACCTGTAATGTACGTCTCATTAGCGACAAACTCGCTGCATTCACCTTCTGGGGTTGGCAGCTGGTTATCGTTCTTGCTGCAATCACTCTGCCATTGGGCTACACCAGCGGTAAAGAGTACGCAGAGTTGGAATGGCCAATCGACATTTTGATCACCTTGGTTTGGGTTACCTACGCCATTGTCTTCTTCGGCACACTCGCTATTCGTAAAGTTAAACACATTTACGTAGCCAACTGGTTCTACGGTGCCTTCATTTTGGCAGTTGCACTACTACACTTGGTAAACAGCGCAGCAATGCCTGTAACCGCGTTCAAATCATACTCAGCCTACTCTGGCGCGGTTGATGCAATGGTGCAATGGTGGTACGGCCATAATGCAGTTGGTTTCTTCTTGACCGCCGCATTCTTGGGCATGATGTACTACTTCATCCCGAAACAAGCTGGCCGCCCTGTTTACTCATATCGCCTGTCAGTTGTTCACTTCTGGGCGCTGATTTTCACTTATATGTGGGCAGGCCCTCACCACTTGCACTACACCGCACTACCTGATTGGACTCAATCATTGGGTATGGTGTTCTCGCTGATTCTGTTAGCACCAAGCTGGGGCGGCATGATCAACGGCATCATGACCTTGTCTGGCGCATGGCACAAACTACGCACTGACCCTATCTTGAAATTCATGGTAACTGCACTGTCGTTCTACGGCATGTCTACATTTGAAGGCCCGATGATGGCCATCAAATCGGTTAACGCCTTGAGCCACTACACAGACTGGACAGTGGGTCACGTTCACTCAGGTGCTTTGGGTTGGGTTGCAATGATCTCAATCGGTTCGATTTACTACCTGATCCCACGTCTGTTCGGTCGTGAGCAAATGTGGTCGGTTAAGTTGATCGAAGTCCACTTCTGGATGGCAACACTGGGCGTTGTACTGTACATCGCTTCTATGTGGATCTCGGGTGTGACTCAAGGCCTAATGTGGCGCGCGATCAATGCTGACGGCACATTAACTTACGCCTTTATCGACGCCGTTAAAGCTTCGTATCCGTACTACTTCATCCGCTTCTTGGGCGGCCTGGTGTACCTATTGGGCATGATTTTGATGATGTACAACGTACTGCGCACTGTATTTGACGGCAAAGCTGTCGATGCAAAAATCCCAGCCGTTGCGTCTCACGCTTGA
- the ccoS gene encoding cbb3-type cytochrome oxidase assembly protein CcoS yields the protein MESLYLLIPMSILIALGIGIVFWWFIRSGQSDDLEGPAWRILQDDDATGDKSSKTNTSSKKNPD from the coding sequence ATGGAAAGTTTGTATTTACTCATCCCAATGTCCATCCTAATCGCACTCGGAATCGGGATTGTTTTTTGGTGGTTTATTCGTAGTGGTCAATCAGATGACCTCGAAGGTCCGGCTTGGCGCATCTTGCAAGACGATGATGCAACTGGTGACAAATCAAGCAAAACTAACACTTCAAGCAAAAAAAACCCTGACTGA
- a CDS encoding heavy metal translocating P-type ATPase: protein MTTSASCFHCGNECPEPIEFTIQYREKTEPACCAGCKAIADTILASGLESYYAQRTENASRSEPLPQEIREQLRLYDDSQLQSDFVHHVSDDVREAALILEGISCAACIWLNEQHLSQLTGVLSVSINYSTHRARVRWDERQVKLSTILQHIAAIGYRAHPYDHERNEAQWQAQRKNALLRLWVAGLSMMQVMMFVVPMYLAPDGEIEPVWLDMMHWGSALLTLPVVLFSSWPFYQNSWRELKHGRAAMDLPVSIGVIAAFVASCYSLITEHGDIYFDSVSMFVFLLLGGRYLEFKARRRAGAAAEMLVKLVPAFAHRQSHDKRLHETPVHRLKAGDLIVTKAGETIPVDGIVIEGESEVNEAMLSGESHPITKISGSAVVAGSLNLISALTIEVKSVGNETRLGSMVRLLDQALQQKPRLAQLADWVAGRFVVVLLAVAAACYLYWHYHDPIHALPFTVAVLVISCPCALSLATPAALTAATGHLAQIGLLITRGNSLENLATVTDIVFDKTGTLTFGEPQLKQTIALASFSDAAQLIACSLEAQSEHPIAKAFKQQDRRLYPVNDFKNHPGGGVSGSINGETYWLGSSSFIAERLGHTIPDCVKPYTTQGTLIYLADQTCLQAAFVLADQLRTEAKSVIEHLKNRGYRLHLLSGDQLPIVNHVADELGISQVRAAATPESKVAYIQAIQAKGHRVLMIGDGVNDAPVLALANSSIAMGGGVDIAQAAGDMILLNNNLATLPIAFELAKKCRNIIRQNLTWSLAYNIAAIPVAVIGLVTPWLASLGMALSSLLVVVNALRLLAPAKTKK from the coding sequence ATGACTACCTCAGCCTCTTGCTTTCACTGTGGCAACGAATGCCCAGAACCCATTGAATTCACCATTCAATATCGAGAAAAAACCGAGCCCGCATGCTGTGCAGGCTGCAAGGCGATTGCGGACACAATCTTAGCAAGTGGTCTAGAAAGTTATTACGCGCAGCGAACAGAAAATGCGAGTCGCTCAGAGCCGCTCCCCCAAGAAATACGTGAACAACTTCGACTCTACGACGATAGTCAATTACAAAGCGATTTTGTCCATCATGTTTCTGATGATGTTCGTGAAGCCGCACTGATATTAGAGGGCATTAGTTGCGCAGCTTGCATCTGGCTCAATGAGCAGCACTTGTCACAACTAACTGGGGTCTTGTCCGTCTCAATCAATTACAGCACACACCGTGCTCGTGTGCGCTGGGACGAACGCCAAGTCAAACTATCAACCATTTTGCAGCATATCGCAGCAATCGGTTACCGAGCACATCCTTACGATCACGAGCGTAACGAAGCACAATGGCAAGCACAGCGTAAAAATGCTTTGCTTCGGCTATGGGTTGCCGGACTCTCAATGATGCAAGTCATGATGTTTGTTGTTCCGATGTACTTGGCGCCCGATGGTGAAATTGAACCTGTATGGCTTGACATGATGCACTGGGGCAGCGCCTTACTTACGTTGCCAGTAGTACTTTTCTCCAGCTGGCCTTTTTATCAAAATAGCTGGCGCGAATTAAAACACGGCCGCGCAGCAATGGATCTACCGGTTAGCATCGGCGTGATCGCAGCCTTTGTCGCTAGTTGCTATTCACTAATTACCGAACACGGTGATATCTATTTTGACTCGGTATCGATGTTCGTATTTTTATTACTCGGCGGGCGATATCTTGAGTTCAAAGCGCGCCGTCGAGCTGGTGCTGCGGCCGAAATGCTGGTTAAGCTGGTTCCTGCCTTTGCTCATCGCCAAAGTCACGATAAGCGCCTGCATGAAACCCCTGTGCACCGACTAAAAGCCGGCGACCTGATCGTTACAAAAGCAGGCGAAACGATTCCTGTTGATGGCATCGTGATTGAGGGTGAAAGCGAAGTCAATGAAGCGATGCTAAGCGGAGAGAGCCACCCCATTACCAAAATTTCGGGCTCAGCCGTTGTAGCTGGCAGTCTGAATTTGATATCAGCACTAACGATTGAAGTCAAATCAGTTGGCAATGAAACCCGCCTGGGCAGCATGGTACGCTTGCTCGACCAAGCCTTACAACAAAAACCTCGCCTTGCTCAACTGGCGGACTGGGTGGCTGGCCGCTTTGTCGTAGTTTTACTTGCGGTTGCAGCCGCCTGCTATCTGTATTGGCACTATCACGACCCTATCCATGCCCTTCCCTTTACCGTTGCGGTGCTAGTAATCTCTTGTCCTTGCGCACTCTCTTTGGCAACACCTGCAGCGCTAACCGCAGCAACGGGTCATCTTGCACAGATAGGTTTGTTAATTACCCGTGGCAATAGCCTAGAAAATTTGGCGACGGTGACAGATATCGTGTTTGATAAAACAGGCACTTTGACTTTTGGAGAACCACAACTAAAGCAGACAATCGCCTTGGCTTCTTTTAGCGATGCTGCGCAGCTAATTGCCTGCTCACTTGAGGCGCAATCAGAACACCCAATTGCAAAAGCATTTAAACAACAAGACCGACGGCTTTACCCCGTAAACGATTTTAAAAACCACCCTGGAGGCGGGGTGAGTGGGTCAATAAATGGCGAAACTTACTGGCTAGGATCAAGCTCGTTCATAGCCGAGCGTTTGGGTCATACCATCCCAGACTGCGTCAAACCCTATACCACCCAAGGCACACTAATTTATCTAGCAGACCAAACCTGCCTACAAGCCGCCTTTGTGTTGGCGGATCAATTACGAACCGAGGCCAAATCGGTTATTGAGCATCTAAAAAACCGCGGCTACCGCCTTCATTTATTATCGGGAGATCAACTTCCCATCGTCAATCATGTTGCTGATGAGTTAGGGATTAGCCAAGTTCGTGCGGCTGCCACTCCCGAATCAAAAGTAGCCTACATCCAAGCTATCCAAGCTAAAGGGCATAGGGTGTTAATGATCGGTGACGGAGTTAATGACGCCCCAGTCCTTGCTCTGGCCAATTCTTCTATTGCCATGGGCGGTGGGGTTGACATTGCCCAAGCCGCAGGGGACATGATTTTATTAAACAATAATTTAGCGACTTTACCTATCGCTTTTGAATTAGCCAAAAAATGCCGAAATATCATTCGCCAAAATTTAACGTGGTCATTAGCGTATAACATCGCAGCGATACCCGTTGCAGTTATTGGCTTAGTTACACCCTGGCTAGCTAGTCTTGGGATGGCCTTAAGTTCACTACTTGTGGTAGTTAATGCATTGCGACTTTTAGCTCCAGCCAAAACCAAAAAATAG
- a CDS encoding HDOD domain-containing protein: MPTMLREIPPAESEQLLKNLVIPPRPAILAAIKKAQCSSDPDFEEIASLINSDLTLSLAMIKAVNSPFYQLSQKINSVDQALQILGLRNICNMVEGIVLRQTLSNSDQHSLMEPFWESAVRVAMISSQIAQLVHGIEPDEAYTFGLFRSSGKAVMAARFTNYFSTLKRAERFSREEFIHLEEQRHQTNHNVVGYLLSRTWFLPSEMQLAVLNHHDFTVFNYRDESDWHHVCTLIAIAGLAEHILKMHIEQFEHIEWRMIEPIYLEHLALKLEEYEDMIDEISTRL, translated from the coding sequence ATGCCGACTATGCTGCGCGAAATCCCTCCTGCGGAATCTGAGCAATTACTAAAAAATTTGGTCATCCCACCTCGACCAGCCATTCTTGCCGCCATCAAAAAAGCTCAGTGCAGTAGCGATCCTGATTTTGAGGAAATCGCCAGCCTAATCAATAGCGACCTAACTCTTTCGCTAGCAATGATCAAAGCGGTTAACTCCCCATTTTATCAACTGAGCCAAAAAATCAACTCGGTAGATCAAGCTTTGCAAATTCTGGGACTACGCAACATCTGCAATATGGTAGAAGGCATTGTGCTGCGGCAAACCTTGAGCAATAGCGACCAACACAGTTTGATGGAACCTTTTTGGGAGTCGGCCGTTCGTGTTGCGATGATTTCTAGTCAGATTGCTCAATTAGTACATGGCATTGAGCCTGATGAGGCCTACACGTTCGGCTTATTTCGCAGTAGCGGCAAAGCAGTGATGGCGGCTAGATTTACTAACTATTTCAGCACATTAAAAAGGGCTGAGCGCTTTAGCCGAGAGGAATTCATTCATCTAGAAGAGCAACGCCACCAAACTAATCATAATGTAGTCGGATATTTGCTGAGTCGTACTTGGTTTTTGCCTAGCGAGATGCAACTTGCGGTACTAAACCACCATGATTTCACGGTCTTTAATTATCGTGACGAGTCCGATTGGCACCATGTTTGCACATTGATCGCAATTGCAGGCTTAGCAGAACATATTCTCAAAATGCACATTGAACAATTTGAACATATTGAATGGCGCATGATCGAGCCTATTTATCTCGAACATCTGGCGCTAAAACTAGAAGAATATGAAGACATGATCGACGAAATCAGCACCCGACTTTGA
- a CDS encoding SufE family protein gives MTTVTTDNRFDHPFGCEIDLEQLTELLDASASWESKNRLLVQLSKQLPDWQSHFKIPTLKVAGCESQVWLDVKPSDSGWRLAADSDSRIVKGLLALVLCAFNQKNNQEIDAFDFEDWLNQRGMQRFLSASRGNGLRAITQEIKRKTQP, from the coding sequence ATGACAACAGTGACGACTGACAACCGATTTGACCACCCTTTTGGCTGTGAAATTGACTTAGAGCAACTCACCGAACTACTTGACGCAAGCGCCAGTTGGGAAAGCAAAAATCGCCTCTTAGTACAGCTATCAAAGCAATTACCAGATTGGCAGAGCCATTTCAAAATACCAACACTCAAAGTGGCAGGCTGCGAAAGTCAAGTTTGGTTGGATGTAAAACCATCTGATTCTGGCTGGAGACTTGCAGCAGATAGCGATTCACGGATTGTCAAAGGTCTACTCGCACTGGTTTTATGCGCGTTCAATCAAAAAAACAATCAAGAAATTGATGCTTTTGATTTTGAAGATTGGCTCAATCAACGGGGTATGCAGCGCTTTTTATCAGCCAGTCGGGGGAACGGTTTACGTGCAATTACGCAAGAAATTAAACGCAAAACTCAACCCTGA
- a CDS encoding cysteine desulfurase, whose translation MFDVVAANFDPITCRAQFPIFANHPDLVYLDNAATTQKPRMVLDAERYYYEHQNANVHRGAHRLAVAATDAFEEARATIANFINAQSADEIIFTRGTTEAINLIANTYGQNLQAGDEIIVSTLEHHANIVPWQMLAQRSGAQIRQLHLTAAGEVDLNQLEELLLNNKAKLLAISHASNAIGSIQNIKKICDLSHKYYCHVLVDGAQAIAHLQVDVQDLDCDFYVFSAHKAYGPTGIGAAFIRAAILEDLPPWQGGGEMIDRVSFSGTTYAPAPQRLEAGTPAISQAVGFAAAVNWLSQQDRSAIWAYESALHQQLEHGLRQIEQVNIHGQAKSKVSLSSMTFNGAHHYDVAQFLDERGIAVRTGHHCAQPLIHQLGLTGTLRVSLALYNTTDDVQRFLSALSETLEILR comes from the coding sequence ATGTTTGACGTCGTTGCTGCAAATTTTGATCCGATCACCTGCCGTGCACAGTTCCCGATCTTCGCCAACCACCCTGATTTGGTCTATCTGGATAATGCGGCCACCACGCAAAAACCACGTATGGTGCTTGATGCTGAGCGTTATTATTACGAACACCAAAATGCTAATGTCCATCGCGGTGCCCATCGACTTGCTGTTGCAGCTACCGATGCATTTGAAGAAGCGCGTGCCACAATCGCCAACTTTATTAATGCCCAAAGTGCCGATGAAATTATTTTCACCCGAGGCACGACGGAGGCCATTAATCTAATCGCCAATACTTACGGACAAAATCTGCAAGCAGGCGATGAAATTATTGTTTCTACACTTGAGCATCATGCCAACATCGTGCCTTGGCAAATGTTGGCACAAAGGTCGGGGGCACAAATTCGGCAACTGCATTTAACCGCCGCAGGTGAAGTCGATCTTAATCAGCTCGAAGAGCTATTACTCAACAACAAAGCTAAACTTCTAGCGATAAGCCATGCCTCAAATGCGATTGGCAGCATTCAGAATATAAAGAAAATTTGTGACCTGTCACACAAATACTACTGTCATGTACTAGTCGATGGTGCGCAAGCCATCGCCCACCTTCAGGTCGACGTACAAGATTTAGATTGTGATTTTTATGTATTTTCAGCGCACAAAGCTTACGGCCCAACCGGAATCGGTGCGGCCTTTATTCGCGCTGCGATCTTGGAAGATTTGCCACCCTGGCAAGGCGGTGGCGAAATGATAGATCGAGTATCATTTTCCGGAACCACCTATGCCCCTGCACCACAGCGACTAGAAGCGGGAACGCCTGCGATCTCACAAGCAGTTGGGTTTGCAGCAGCAGTTAATTGGCTATCTCAACAAGATCGCAGCGCGATTTGGGCCTATGAGTCGGCACTCCATCAACAATTGGAGCATGGCTTAAGACAAATTGAACAGGTCAACATTCATGGACAAGCAAAATCAAAGGTAAGCCTAAGCTCAATGACCTTCAACGGAGCCCACCATTATGATGTTGCTCAATTCCTTGACGAAAGGGGTATTGCAGTTAGGACAGGACACCACTGCGCACAACCTCTAATTCATCAACTCGGCCTAACAGGAACTCTGCGCGTTTCACTCGCACTCTACAACACCACCGATGATGTTCAACGATTCCTATCTGCTTTAAGTGAAACATTGGAAATATTACGATGA